One Acropora palmata chromosome 2, jaAcrPala1.3, whole genome shotgun sequence genomic window, ATCGCTTATGGTGTCTGTTCGTGTCTTGTTCTGGTTGTACAACTTTGTTGGTACTAGTTGTTGGTACAGTTCAAATAGCCCTGCTACGGTATTTGTAGGGGCTAGTTGCCATCTGTGTAAGCAGCTAAAGCAATCCCCTAGATCTGTATCTATCCACCGGGTCTGTATTAACTTTCTTTGCCACTTTTGGAAAATCTTTTACAATCTCGCAAGTCGTAAGAGATGGACTTCGTCCTCAATTTTGTTACCACTGCAGAGGGAATGTATTCTTTCATCGAGAGAGATTTTGCCGTACCTACCTACCTGTTTCAACACAGTGTTCTTCCTGAGGGATTTCTTCGTGTTGAATCTAGGTAAGCAGAAGGGCTGTAGTTCTTTTTGATAGAGCCCAAAAGCTTAGTTTGTGTGAGAGCCGAAGCGTCTGGTTTCAATAAGAGACATAACTCTTTGCTTAATTTAACTTAATCAATAAGAGAGATAATTCTTTGTTTAATCAGAACTTTAATCAAAACTTCAAAAGCGTGAAAACGAACAATTTCCGTATAAGTCCCTCAGGCAAGCAGAATAGATCATTGCATGATATACACTCTGTAATTTTTATAAGAACCTTTTTTCAATTACAAGAACGTCGAGGCTGAGATTAACTAAATTTAAGAACGTATGAAGAAAATTCCTCGGGCTGAGAGTCGCTTGagaatgtttttattttgctaaTCTGTATGTTAAATGACAAGCACAAAATTAAGGTGACAAATGTAAATTAGTCCATTGAAAATACTTAAGGGCATGTTTTGTATAACATTAACAATGGTGACACACATCTCGGTTTGTCATAATCAGCAGTTCCTATTTATTATTCTTCCAAAATAACTTCTACACCCGATCAAAGTCATGTCCGCATTGATTTACATAAATAACGCATACCATGTAATTTAAGAACAGTCTTAAGAGCGCTTTCAGCCTCAAATCGCAAGAAAATAGAAGAAAGTTCGGCCTCAGCTCCAAAATTAGACgtgttacaaaaaaaacatggtgtatgtaaatatatatactATACAAGCACGCATTGACGCGAAAACATGCATTCACATTCTCTAAGTAGGTCACTATTGTTTCTTCAAGAATAATTTGACTGATAAAGTAGCGGCCTGTGCGTGTATTTTGCCTGAAGAAGTAGTTATTAATCAATGCCAACCGCCTAGTACTTTCGAATTTTTATAATGATTTACTTAATTGCTTGGTCTTGTTAACAATAGATGATAGAAAATGCAGACAGAGTAACAGCGTTCAAATTGGAGCTAGTCACGACCTTATGCTATCACTTGAGCGTGAGTTCCTGCGTAAGATTTAAGTGCCGCAGGAAGTGTTACTTAAAATATGCACGCAAAACGGACTTGGAGTACTCGATATGTATACAATAAAATAGAATAAAGGTAGGTGTTCTGTTTAATATCACCACGATTCGATAGTCTGCATGATTTGTTCGTACCCAGGTGGCAATTTCCATACTGACTGTTGAATAAATTGCTATTACGCAGAAAGATCGAACCGCAAATATTCAAAGCGTTTTCAACGAACACGTAATCGAACTTCCACTGAATCCCCTTCTGCAGTTTGATTATACAATTCAATATAGCTCActagaaaaatatatttggaCCAGTTTTTGCGCCGTTGCCCCTGCCAAATTTCTATCTGAAATGATAAACATTTTATGAAATTAACGTGTTACGTGCTGCTATTGAATCGGATTGAATGTTTATCCAAATTTCTAAACTTATCTCGATACCTGCTGGGAAGTAAAACTCTTCTTTTGCTGGCTCTGCTCTAAGCTGAGGCTGTACCCTGAGAGCTAGTTATGCTTTGGTGTTGGTTTCAATATAACACGAATGACTTTTTCCTGATTATAGACCGCTGCCAAGATTCTCAGTTTGAGGGTGGGCAATGTATGTATGATTAAGGGGTGACATAGTTTTCATTGTCTGAATAGTTGTTTATCTAAACAATGGTCACGAAATCTCATGCCTTCGGAGAGCTAAGATGCTAtaatcagtgccgtagcaagggtaatataagtggggggggggggggggcacgcaagtgctggaggcgtgagccactaggggggtctgggggcatgctccccccgAAAAATTTGAACTCTAGAAACTTGGAAATGcgatttccagcgttctccaagagctatttgtgatttacgcatatcgcgaattatttactttgtacactgtcttagcaaaccaatgcgcattgagagtataacacttgcaacgtcaattacaaaatagaaaaccaactatctctgtatcttgaaaccagcaaatgtttcacctttcagagtcatcacagtaagttcgtagttattaaactgtctgagttgccttagaggcgaacgtagacttcatcggcaggtcgttttttgaaaacttcccaaacagttgcctgataatattttattttcaacattttatacaggtctgtttttactttttaggaaaaaaactgggggggcccgtgcccccccggcccctctccttgctacggcactgtataACGTGAAGTGTTAACTGATCGATGAACCACAgcgaacaaagaaaaaacacgaGAAGCAAAACTTGCCaatcgacaagttttgaaCAAGTTTCGAGAAGGGACCGAGGATCAAAGAATGATAATATCGATTATGAAACGCAGAAATAGAAGAGCGAGTCTTAACAAGGACAGGATATTTCCTGGTAAGTTCAGCACACGTTGGAGGACCAGACTGCAATGAGGGCAGAtacaggttcaaaccccggCCGCGCTAACACTTAGACTGTTAGACTGAGGAGAAAGAGCTGCCATGCTGATTACATCTGCCAATGGTTAAGCCTCCACGTCTTCTCAAACTTCAAGCGTAACCCGCATTGCTGTGATATTGTGGGAATGTTTGCGGAGAGAGGGCGATGGCACGCATCATGGTAAATAActtgttgtgttgttgcagcGTCCTACGCTTGAAGCTCACCACTAGGGTACCGGAAAACATGAATCAATTAAGCTACTAGGGTAGCGTGACATACGCAGTTAAGGAAGGTCACTAACTCTGTCAGAAATGAATTGTTTATCTATGACACAATTCAACTTACGAATCTTTGCACGTTCATCCCCTGTGAATTTTGAACTTCGTTcattgtttcagtttcagtcGATCGAGTTCTCCCTTCTCCTTTCGCACTTTCCttattcttttcctttattagttcagttttctttcctttcattttcactttcttcttcattcATTTGTGTACGTATTATCAGCTCTCGATTCGATGGATTAGTTAGAAAACATATTTTTCGGAAACTTGTGGTAGGAAAAAGCCCTTATATGCGATTTTCGAAATAAGATAACGAAGAGAACTACTTCAAGTCCACCTGGAAACTTCACGTGTagtaattaatatttttcccGCCCTTTCAAATGCTCAGCCTTGCATTACTATATTTTCCATTTCCGCCTTTGTTATGTATATTGCTGTTTTGACCTCCTCGCTTGAGGCACATTCCACACATGCAAATCGATCATCTTCATTCCCGCTCCGCCTTCGACTTCGTAACTCGCCGGCCAGTTGTCTCGTGCTTGAGAGCTGCTCAATAGTTGGAAGCTTTCGGAAACATCTCGTCGTAGCTACGAAAAGATATCGTCAGTTTCAGTCGAATAGGGAAATACTTCACAGACTGTTTCAGGTAAGTCGCACTTTTTTGTGGCGGCTTTGAAATTGTGCTACGCAAGTTAAAGAGTTGACCGCTTTGTATGAATGCGACGAGTTAAGAACAAGAAAGCTAAATAAAGTGGCCTAAGTTTATAGATTCCTATAATCAGCATTTTTTGGATGCACGCGATTTAAGAAACGCAACTCTCGGCTTTATGCGCAAGCTTCTTTGTCGAGCTGGGTGATTATTGCTTATAAAATGGCGATCACATGGAATGACTGATTGGGTGATCATGATCATGTCTTGCGTCTCAATAATAACAAGGACGCATGAAGTCAATATAAACTGTCAATAACTTGTCTTTTGAAGTCGACATTCAAGAACATTTCACTCTGGTACAAAACGTCTTCGCGTGAATGTACATGATTGAAAATGCAAACCATCATAGTTGCATTATTGATTGTTAATGTGATAATCATTATCACCATTTCCCATATCGCAATTAAAGAATTTTAAGGTCTCGACGAGGCGGGCTCAGCGAGCTGATTCAAAAATATAACAGGGTTTACATATACACAGCATGCTTCTGTAAGATCAGATGATCTGAGACGAATAATTACATGTTGGAGAAGAGTTTGCGCAAAATCACCTCGATCATAGACCGCAACAGTCGTATAATGTTAATTTAGAATTTATGCTGTGGAACAATAATAGCATTGCCTAAGGATTCAATCACTTTTTAAGAGATGGGTTGCTTCGTAACATGAAAGATGTGAAAGTCTCACAGGATAAAATTCCATTAACTCATGTTGAATTACCGTGCAAAATGACCCAACCAGCCGAATGATTAACTCTCAACAAAGTCAAACAAAATTGACGCTTACCTGACGAAGATCAAAATCTTCAAATGACTTCATGTCAACTAAAGCGACTCTTTGAGGCTAAGCATTTTAGCTTGCAGAATTGAATGGGAGGACCGGTAGGGATAACATTGTTCAAAGGACTGTTTTCCTCTTGCAAGTCGAAGACAAGGTTCAAGACAAGCACCATGCGTTCATTGGCACCAAAATCATTGTGCAGTGTCTTTGAAAAACACTAATTATTACGACTGGCTGATGCCTTTCAGTGCCTTTCAGTGCCTTTGTTGTGTGTGTTTGTCCTTGCGTTTCTAGTGAGTCTATAAATGATTAAACTATAGACGTCGCTACAGCGAATGCCCTACTCAGTAAGGACGTTGAACTCGTTTCACCTGTTAGTGATTTTAGGAGAATTTACCGATACAGATCATATAATTTCATTCAACATcgaatttttgtaactgtaaaAATTGCTAGAGCCATAATAATTACCATTTCTATTCACCTTCAACAATAGTCCTTTACCAATACCTTTCGACTTCTATACCACTTCAGTCCAAGGTCGAGGACAATTCTGACTGAACCATTGAAGCGCAATTTTAGATCATATTTATGCATATAAATGCGTAAGCCGCTTTCACAGCTCTCCAAAGCGGCCCGTTGTTGGTTCACAAGGCTTCCTTGTAAAACGAAAAGTCAGACTAAAAGTAGCAGAAGAGTTTATGAACGATTCTGTTTGTAGAATCCTCCTAAGATATACATCTTTAAAAGCATCCTAGTAACATTGCCTCTTGAAAATTTTTCCCCGTTGTTTCTTCGCTTTTTTTCTGCAtatttgttaatttgtttgcttttgtgaGTAGTGTAAATAAAGGTAACAGACACAACATTGTAGTCCAAGAGGACAATCATCGCAAATACAAATTTTTAACATCACTGAAACACGTGGTTTTCTAATTGCATGAGATACTCAAGAACATCTCAggtttttcaaacaacatGTTAAGAAGATTTTCATGATCAGCTCACAAAaatataatgataattaaatCAGAATGTTCCGTCTCTTAGACTTTCCTAGTGAAAAACGTTCGTAATTGATTACATACAGTAGTTGTGTTCATTGACATCTGAAAAGCCGCATATCCTAGGATCAgacttttcagttttattttcgACAGAATACTTGTATCATCAATCATTGCTGCGAGCGAAGCGAGCAGTGAGACTATTTTCGTCGATTCTCGGACAACACGCGCGCCAGCCGACGGGAAGAACCCTGTGCCGACCGATACTATTGGAAGCTAAACGAAAATGCTCTGGGCTGGCTCGCTGGTTAGCTGGCTAGCGGTGGATGATTACGTATCGACCATCTCGGCACACTCCAAAATGGCGGTCGTCGTCTTGCTTCTTTGTTCTTTATCTGCTAGGACATACTAAATAGTCTTTTTCTTGCCACGGGCGACGGAAAACCACCCTAATATTAAATGTTTCACGGATTTTTCAAAACCACTCGAATAACTCagctgaaacaaagaaaacaataagaTTTAAATCTACGACTCTAAAACTAGATAACAGTTCTAAAATCAGTTTCGCAGCATTTcacttttgttagaaacagcTAGTCTTAAGACTATTTGAATTCTACATTTTAGGAAGGCTTCCTTTAACAAGGTAACATGGAGCAAATGTCGTTTGAAAGTGACCCTAGATATCAGGTAAAGAATGAGTTGTATTGATTAAGAGTAAGCCTACCCATGCAATCCCTTAAAATCTGTTTTTGTGCATGCGTGTGATAAAGcagagaaaaacaacaacaaagacaaaacaaggaaaagcTTGTGTGATTATTTTCTTCCAAGGTAACGCTAATTTCCTGATTAATTGATGGCAAGGAAAACCTAAACTAATTGTCTCCTGAGTTAACCCAAAGTCAGTATAATTATGAGAGGCAGCAACAGGTTGCCGAAAATCTAACGTTAGTCTTTCGTTGTTCAGGAAGCGCGGAAGAAATTACTTTTCAGCGATGGTGTACGCACAGCTCTTGTGTTGACTTCTTTGCTAACCCTCTTCCCTATTGGAATCGTCTCCATTGTCTTCTGGATATTGGTAagtttattatcattattattgccGACATTAGAgtgggtttcaaatgactgtcggcATGTTAAGAGGAAAAGGGGTGTAGGATTTTCCTGCCCCAATCCAGAGGGTCTAAACGACTCCCAATCGTCCCCTCCATTTGCTTTTGATTTATTCCTTGCAAGAGTGGATCCACTCTTGGCCTTGTTTGTGTTGAAAATTCATGCGACGAAAGCATTACAGAACAAGAAAAGGAACATAAAATGCCTCTTTATTCTCCCCGGTGAATCTTGATAGCACCACCCTCCGTTCTCTTATCCTCAACTCCATAACTACATTTAAACAGGAATGTTCACTTCGTGACATACGTTTGCGTTCTTCACTCCGTAGGCACGAAAGGCAGGAGGTCGAGGATCAAAGAGGCAAGAAGCAGAGAACTATCACGAAGCAGAGACTATGGCCTTGACTTCAATCTCGTTTGGATTGTGTGCCGTGTTGACCATATTCATTTGCATTCCTCAACTGCGAGACTATGGAATGGAATAAATGCTGTCCAACCAAAACGCTTACTTTATCCGTTATAGAGCTGTCAATTAGGGAACCGCGAGATATCACTGGCGAACGCGTGAGACACGTAAGAGACAGCGCATTCCCGCGTGATATGTTGTGATATCCATTACTCTCATATCAAAATAACTCTCTTCTTAATTATCCATGCACCATtagttctaaaaaaaaaatagaaattgcCAAGAAGGCTGTAGGTTTTTGAGATTGCATCAGGGTAGCTAGgacattttaaattaaaatgttttttaataAATGCTTGTCGGCtttactgttttgtttgtgttccCTGACGTTGACCCCTGATAGATCTTTCTAAATGTCACATGCTTTTTTCATGGAATTGTTTTATTGAGCAATGTTTATTTCTCTGACTGTACATTTTAATCCTGACCCAGTTTGAATAGGTGTACCAATATCGTGAAAGCATGGGCCagaaaaggattgaaaaacACTCAGGCACAATCAAGGTTCTCTTTGCACTCCGCAAGGTATCTAGTAACCCGGGGAACAAGAAATACCCGGGGCACTAACCAGTTATTCCCCCTATTCCAGTCATGACAAAAAGCGTCCACTCCCTCCACTTCCGGATTCCAATAACGGGAATAAAACCTGGGTAACTTGTGGTTGTTGGAATTCGCAAAGCAATTCAAAGTATGGGGACCCGAAATATGATCGAAAAAATCCAGGGGAACCCCAATCGTCAAAATCAATAATGCTATAAATAGCATTGGCATGATCGTTAAGGGATCTTAGGATCCAATCAACTTGTAAATTGATGCTGTTCCTGAGAACTGTTTTAAGGACAGACAAAGCGAGTTCATGAAGGTCAGCCTTCATACCACCGTTACGAATGATAGAGGGAACATTGTGGTTATCAGTAAACCTCTGAATTGCGTAACCGGATAGCGTTTTTGAAAGACTAGAAAGACAAATGTGGACctcttaaccccttaactgccgaatgagcgctcagggcacttctagattttactctgtctaacgccagacgattttactcgtcaatggggaaccccttggacgggaaagggttaaagctCACACCAGGCTACGGTCCGCCTGGCCAGAGGACCAAGAGAGGAGGCAGATCACACCATCTCGATCCTTAAAAAGGCGCCCCCGGCAGCTACATCGCTCGCATCAATAAGTAATAAACCACAGTACGTGAACCGGAAGACTGTCGACCAATGAGCCTCTCACTCAAGCACTCGAATATTCTTTTTCCAAAATATAAGCTCTTCTATGACTGAAGAGGGCAAAGGAAATGTGGAATCCCAGCTGGgctgaaggaaaaataagcatATGATGATAACCACTCTTAATAtagaaagaaaacataaaattcCCCTTTTCGAAATAATTCAAGGCAACCTCGTGGTCTTCAAACTTAGCGCTCTATTTCAAAGATGCTTTTAGTAAATATAAGGTTAAGAATCAAACACTCCTTCCCCAAAGGCTGGACGGAAACGGACGAAGGAGTAACATTGGGAGAAATTGCGTCTGTTTGAAAAAGCCGTTTAGTAATCAGCACTCCAGATAAAGTCTCCTCAACAAAGGTCGCATGAGCCACGGCCGACTTGTTGTTCCCTGTTAAACTAGGATTGAGTGAAAAGGAATGAATACGATAATCCTCGCGAATAACAACAAGAATATAAACTGACTTTTACCAATAGAACACCTAAACTGTATAGGCCCCTAGCTTGAACTTAGTTATTAGGTAGAACAATATTAGACCCAGCTCCCTGTTCATATTCAAAAAAGTCTAGACTTAAATCTTCGGGAAGAGTTTGACAATTTATCTCTGTCCTGAATGGGTTGAGAGGGCTCCATCACATGCGCTTGTTAGGCTGATTTACTCAGTGAAGAATGGCAATTCGGAACAGGGCATTGATTGCGAAAGTGGCCAGATTTTCCACACGCAAAGCACGATCCCGCTCGGGGACCACTAAATGCTTTAGATCAGCTACCAGGGTACAGATTCTGGAAGGTCGAGAAAATGCCTCTAAGGGTTGAAGTCAAGAAACCGGAAAAGGGTGGACAAGATCATTCTTAAGTCAAGTAGAATCTCTTCTTCTGAAATTGGCCGCGCCTTCGTTTCTGAGCAGCACAGTGTTTCGGCCTGCCTTAGTCTTTTGTCATCATCGCTATTGCCAGCGAGATTCCTGCGTTGGTATTCGCTAACTTCTTCCCATCCATCATCCGCCGAATCCGCGAAAAGGATGGCTGGTTTGTTTCTGTAAGCAACCTTCCTCTCAAGTTCCTTTAACTCTCTACCTGAGGAGCCGGGTGTAGCTGCGAGGTAGGAAGAGGCTGATTGAACGTGATCGAGCACTTGAGAGTTAACCTTGTCCTGCTTCTCGACGCCTTTCTTTCTAAATTTTGGCGCCGGTGAGGCGGTCGATTTCAACTTCTTATCACTCGAATTGCTCTCTTCGACTAACTCTCTTCAACGAAGACAAGGCTGAACGTAATTCATTACTGAGATCGGAAAAGGATTTGGCAAGAGCATATTGATTTCGTTGTTGGACGGCATTAAAgcgacaaaaattgaaagttcGAGAGCTGAGATGAATACATTACAACTGACAAACCTTAAATACACTAGAAACAGAAGACTCCATGAATGCCCGGGGCACACGTGCGTCTCATACCAACagcaaaatatttacattttttgtcaCTGCCATCTATATTTACGTTTAGCTTCGCCGATTGTAAATACATTTCCCAGAGAAGTGACTACTGTGCTTCGTAATATTTCAGGATCGTGTGGGTGGCCACCGTAAAAGTGCATGGAAAGGGAGGTGAGGACTTCCCCCCTCTTTATTCTCCCCGCCCTTTCCCAGCAATATCTAGCGGTAACTTTAAATAACCGACGATCAGGATGCTGCAGTAAATAACTTCCAGAGTAAGACGTCTTTTCCCATTCATGTAAGAAAAATCGTTTGTAACGTCACCTTCGCCCCctgttcaaatcaaattaCATGAAAATAACTACTTCTAATCCTTGTGGGCCCAAGGTGAGCTACTAGCTGCAAACGAAATTCTGCCGGGCTGCTGATTGTTAAACTGGGATTATTTAGAACATAAACATTTTCTTACAAAAGGGTTACTATATAAGCTACAGAACTGCTTTCCGAAAGTCACGATACATCCAGCTGAAGCCCTAGAGAGAATgtgcctttcgaaatattagccaaaaatgaaatacttttttcactgtttgaaCAGCTTACCTTTTTTAGCCTGTTCCAGTCTTTCTGTTCGTAAGAACATGCCGGGTTGAAAATTAAACTAGAGAGGACTTGGGCGAGTGGCGGCACGTCCCACTACCGGAGTCTTCGCTCGACTTTTTCTAGCGCCCGCCGCAATTTCGCACGCCCCAACCAACCGAGCTTCTTCATCTTTACTCCTCTACACCTACTAAGCAGATCCCTCCCAACCCAGAATCCGGCGCTTCGTTTAGGGGTCGCTTGGTCCTTGCAGCTCATTTGTATGCCGAAATGAAGGacttttgcatttttcccCTAGTCTTTGCAATCATTGTCGTTGTTGGATTTTCGTTGCTTGAAAGGTTTTAAATTGCCTGAAAATAGCGCAAATCAATATTCATTTCAAATAGAGAACACTAGTTATTGAAACTTTGCTCCTATTGCTTGTTGCAATTCAATATGCAACAAATCAAGCCAATttgtatcccataatattcACATGCGTCCAACGAATCCAGTtagaaataatttatgtattCTTATTATCTTCGAAGAATTGAAATATTTGCATGTGATTATCGACGCGTGCTGTTAGGTTTTATTGAGCGTCAAGAGATATCAAGTGTATAAGCTGTACc contains:
- the LOC141873753 gene encoding uncharacterized protein LOC141873753 produces the protein MEQMSFESDPRYQEARKKLLFSDGVRTALVLTSLLTLFPIGIVSIVFWILARKAGGRGSKRQEAENYHEAETMALTSISFGLCAVLTIFICIPQLRDYGME